The following nucleotide sequence is from Streptomyces brevispora.
TTCCGGTGCGGGACGCGGCCGTCACCCTGACCGACGTACGCGGCGAGGTGGTCTCCTCCACCCGCAGCGGCCGCGAGGGCGGCTATGTGATCTCGGAACTGGTCGCGGGGGAGTACACGCTCGCCGCCAGCGCCCCCGCGTTCCGGCCCGCCGCGCTGCCGGTCAGTGTGCAGGCGGCCCGTGAGACCCGGCAGGACATCGAACTGGCCGGCGGCGCCGTGCTGCGCGGCGTCGTACGCGCCAGCGGCGGGCGGCTCGTCGAAGACGCCCGGGTCACGCTCCTGGACGCGGCCGGCAATGTGGTCGACACCCTGACCACCGGGCCCGACGGGGCCTTCCGGTTCGTCGATCTGTCCACCGGCGAGTACACCGTGATCGCCGCCGGCTACCCGCCGGTGGCCACGGTCCTCCAGGTCGCGGGCGGCGGGCGAACCGAACGGGACCTCCAGCTGGGCCACGAGGACTGAGCGTGCGCCGGCCCGTCGCACACCGACGGGCCGGCGCACGGGAACCGGCCGCGGTGAACGAAGTGCGCCCCCGAGTGCGCGGGGCGCACCACCTTCAGGGGCGATTCCGCCGATGACCGGCGGGTGCCGGTCACGGACCCGTACGGTGGAGTCACGTACCGCAGAACCTTGCGGTGGGGAAGGAGCCTTCCGCCCATGGACCTCGGTGTGCCGCAGCAGAAAACTCCACGACCGCGAGACGCCGCGGCGGGCCGCGTGCAGCTCGCCGTGGTCGTCGTCGACGCGGACGGACTCGTGTCGCACTGGTCGACCGGTGCCAGAAAGCTCTTCGGCGTCGCCAGGGAGGACGCGATCGGCTGCTCGGCCGGTGAACTGCTCCCGGTCGCCGGGGCGTTACGGGACCACGGCGAGCCGTCGCGGGACGGGATGTACGCCGAGTTCGGCCCCGAGCTCGACAGCTCCCTCAGCGGCGTCGTCGCCTACCCGACAGCGGGCCGGGCCCGGGTGGACCAGCGGGACCGCGGCCGGATCGAGGTCCTGTGGTGGGCCTATCCGCTCGTCGGCCCCGGGCCCGAGCGGCTGCTCGTGCTCGCCGCGGACTCCGCGCAACTGCGCGGCGGCGAGGGGGCGGAGGGCCGGAACGCCGAGACGATCGCACCCGGATTCGCCCTGCACACCGACTTCCCCGGCTATCTGAAGCTGTCCGGGCGGCTGTCCGAGATCCTGCCCAGCATGAGCGTCCAGGAGGCCACCAGGATCGTCTCCCAGGTACTCGAACTCGGCTATCCCGTTCTGGAGTTCAGTCACCACGACCGGATCCCGGTGACGCCCGACTGGGGAGTGCCGCAGCGTTCCGGACACCGGACCTCCGAGGACGCGCGGCGTATCGCCGACGGACAGCTCGCGCCCCGCGCGGTGCCCCGCCCGGAGCTGGACCTCGAATACGCGGCGGTCCGCGAACGGCTGGAATTCCTCAACGAGGTCAGCGGCCGCATCGGTACCTCCCTCGACCTGGAACGCACCATCCGCGAGGTCACCAGTGCCGCGGTGCCCCGCTTCACGGACTTCGCCGGTACGCATCTGCGCGCCGCGGTCCTCGCGGGCGAGGGCTTCCCGGACGGCCCGCCGGACGTCACGACGGTCTGGCACCGGGTCTGGGTCGAGCACAACGATGAACCCGGCCGCTGGGACGACACCGTGCCGGTCGGCGAGCCCATAGCCTTCCCGGAACACACCCCGTTCTTCCAGTGCATGGTCACCGGCGAACCGGTCATCATCCCTTATGTCAGCGAGGAGTTGAGCAACCAGATCTCGGGCGAGTTCGAGAAACGCGACCTGCGTCCGCTGATCACCCACCGCTCCCTGCTCATCGTGCCGCTCAAGGCCCGTGACGTGGTGCTCGGCTTCATGGTCCTGATGCGGCGCCCCGGCCGGGAGCCCTTCGACGACATGGACCGCACCACCGGCGCCGAACTCGCCGCCAGGGCCGGGCTCGTCCTCGACAACGCCCGCATGTACACCTACCAGGAGAACGTCGCCGAGACCCTTCAGGACAGCATGCTGCCCCAGGTCGAGCCGCGCATGGCGGGCTGCGACATCGCCACCCGCTATCTGCCCGGCGCCCTGCTCGGCAGAGTCGGCGGCGACTGGTTCGACTCGGTGAAGCTCCCCGGCTCCCGGACCGCGCTCGTCGTCGGCGACGTGATGGGACACGGTCTCAACTCAGCTGCGATGATGGGCCAGTTGCGTACAGCGGTACTGACGATGGCCACGATGGAGATGCCGCCCGCCCAGCTGCTGCGCAACCTGGACGACCTGGCCCAGCGCCTCGGCGAGCAGTATCTGGCCACCTGCCTCTACGCGGTGTACGACCCGATCCGATCCGAGCTCCAGATCGCCAACGCCGGGCACATCCCGCCGGTACTGGTCCGTGCCGAGGACGGCCGGGCCGAGCTGCTCGACCTGCCGACCGGCGCCCCGATCGGAGTCGGCGGCGTCGCCTTCGCGACCGCGACCGTACGGGTCCTGCCGGGCGACCGCCTGGTGCTCTGCACCGACGGCCTGGTCGAGGTGCGGGGCCAGGACATCGGGGCCGGTCTCGCCGCACTCTGCGCCTCCGCCGCGCACCCCGCCGCGTCCATGGACGACGCCTGCGACACGATCATCCGCGCCCTGAATCCCAGCGGCGGCCGCAAGGACGACGTCGCGCTGCTGATGGCCCGGCTCAACGGCATCCCCGACGACGACGTCGGCGAGTGGCAACTCGCCCTGGACCCGCGCGAGGTGGCCCGCTCCCGTCGGCTGGTCCGGGGCAAGCTGCTCGACTGGGAGCTGCCGGACGCCGTGGAGGCGGCCGAGCTGATGGTCAGCGAGCTCGTCACCAACGCCGTGAAGCACGGACGCACCCATCACATCGGGCTCCGGCTGGTCCGTACCGGCGCCCTGCTCTGCGAGGTCAGTGACGACGAGCCCGCTCCCGCCTCGCTCCTCGACGCCACCGCGGACGACGAGTTCGGCCGCGGACTCGTCCTGGTGAGCAGCCTCGCCCGGGAGTGGGGCAGCAGCACCACGGCCCGCGGCAAGACCGTCTGGTTCGAACTGGCGCTCTCCCGACTGCCCGGCCCCCGGCGCAACGACTGGTAAAAGAGGCCGCTCCCGGCCAACGGTCCTGTGCGCGCCCTTGCCCCGATCAGCGGGGGACGGTAGTCCCTTGCTGTGCAAGGTGCCTCAGTGTGACGGGACTTGGGAGTGCGCATGGATGTTTCACAGGGATACCGCGAGGCATGGGAAGGTTTCTGGGCAGCGACATCGGACGCGCCGGGCGAGGCGATCTGGGACGCCGACCCTTCGCTGAGCGCTGTACCGCACAGCGAACTGCTCCTGCCGTACGCCGATGCCTCACTGCCGGTCGTCGACCTCGGCTGCGGCAACGGCACCCAGACCCGTTACCTCGCCACCCGGTTCGCCCGCGCCATCGGCGTTGACCTCTCGCACGCCGCGATCGGCCACGCCCGCCGGGCGGACACCGAGGGCGTCGCCGAGTTCGCCCAGCTCGACCTGGCCGACGGCGACGCGGTACGCGCCCTGCATGAGCGGATCGGGGACGCCAATGTCTATATGCGAGCGGTGATCCACCAGAGCGAGGCCGAGGCCAGGCCGGCTGTGGCCGCAGCCGTGGCGACGCTGCTGGGGGCGCGCGGCCGGGCCTTCGTCGCCGAGCTGACCCCGGCCTCCAGGACCGTGCTCCAGCAGGCGTCGCAGGGGCCGGACGGGCCGCCCAAGAAGCTGCGCCGGGTCTACGACCACGGGCTCAAACCGGCGGGTGCCACCGAGGAGGAGGTGCCCGAGCTCCTGAGGGCGGCCGGCCTGACCACTCTGGACAGCGGGGACACCGCACTGCCGCAGACCGAGCAGCTGCCCGACGGGACCCGGATCGACCTGCCCGCGAGGTGGTTCGTGCTGGCCGCCGCCTGATCCGCCGCGCGCGGGCCGGCCCCGGCCCCGGACACGGAAACCGGATGCTGCCGGTTGATCCGGGGCCTGCCCGCTTCGCCCCGTCGACCGTTCGGCCGGCGGGGCGAAGCGCTGTGAAGCGGCGGGTGCGCTGCGGGCGGGGCGCTCGTGAAGGCGCTCAGCGGTTGGGCCGCCGCGCCCCGGGAAATCTCAGCGTTCGGCCTCGTCCCGCACCAGCGCCATGAACGCCCGCGCTCCCGGGCTCATGGCCCGCGCGTCCGGCAGCACCACGACGCTCTCGTAGTACGGCTGGTCCGGCCCGTCGAGCCGGACCGCCACCAGGTCCCGTGCCTCGGGCTTGCGCGAGAAGTGGTGCGGCACCACCGCGATGCCGAGTCCCTCGTGCACCAGCTCCAGCAGGCTGTGCACGTCGTTCACCTCAAGCGCCACCGTGCGGCGCACCCGCGCTGTCGCGAACGCCTCGTCGGCCGCTCGGCGCGGACCCCAGTCCGGATGGAAGTCGATGAACGGCTCGCCCGGCAGCTCGTCCCACCCGACCAGGTCCGTCGTGGCCAGCCGGTGGCTGGCGGCGCACAGCAGAACCATCGGCTCACGGGCCAGCGGGACCAGCTCACCGCGCCACTCCCCGGGGCTGACCGTGGCGGCGAAGGCGATGTCGAGCCGCCCGCCGGCCACCCCGTCCACCAGGCTCGTCGTCCCCTCCTGACGGAGCCGGATCTCCATGTGCGGATGCTCACGGTGGAAGGCGGCGAGCAGCCGTGGCAGGCTCACCCCGGCCACGCACTGCTCGACCCCCACCGACAGGGTGCCGCGCAGCAGCCCCCGTACGGCGTCCACGGCATCCTTCGCCGCCCGCGCGCCCGCCAGGGTGCGCTCGGCCTCCACCAGCAGCGCGCGTCCGGCCTCGGTCAGCCGCACGCTGCGGGTGGTCCGGCTGAACAGCGGGGTCCGCAGCTCCTGCTCCAGCGCCCGGACGGAGGCGGAGAGACCGGACTGCGACACGGCGAGCCGCTCGGCGGCCCGGGTGAAGTGGTGTTCCTCGGCGACCGCGACGAAATGTTCCAGCTGGCGCAACTCCATGATTGAGAAATATAAGCGCTGAATCCAAGCGGAATCTCCTGTTGGACTGCTGGATCGATGTGGGCGAGCCTGGACGCTGCACACCGCCGGGCCGAATCCGCACAACACCTCGTCCCCCGGCGGACCGGAACGATCTCTCCCGTGGAGCCCCGCATGTACATCCCGTCCGCCGACCGCTACCAGGACATGCCCTACCGGCGCACCGGGCGCAGTGGTCTGAAGCTGCCGGCCCTGTCGCTCGGCCTGTGGCACAACTTCGGCGGGGACCGGACGCCGGAGACCCAGGGGCAGATCCTCCGCAGGGCGTTCGACCTCGGCATCACCCACTTCGACCTGGCGAACAACTACGGCCCGCCGCCCGGTTCCGCCGAGACGGCGATGGGCCGCGCGCTGAAGACGGACTTCGCCCGGCACCGGGACGAGATCATCGTCTCCACCAAGGCCGGCTATCTGATGTGGGACGGCCCGTACGGCGAGTGGGGCTCGCGCAAGAACCTGCTGTCCTCGCTCGACCAGAGCCTCGGCCGCCTCGGGCTCGACTACGTCGACATCTTCTACTCCCACCGGCCCGACCCCGAGACCCCGCTCGAAGAGACGATGGGCGCCCTCCACTCGGCGGTGCGGCAGGGCAAGGCGCTCTACGTGGGTGTCTCCAACTACTCGGCCGAGCAGACCCGTGAGGCCGCCCGGATCCTGAAGGACCTCGGCACCCCCCTGCTCATCCACCAGCCGCGCTACTCGATGCTGGACCGCTGGGTCGAGGACGGCCTGCTCACCGCCCTCGACGAGCTGGGCACCGGTTCCATCGCGTACTCGCCGCTGGAGCAGGGCATCCTCTCCGACCGCTATCTCCGCGGCATCCCGGAGGGTTCACGGGCGGCGGGCAGCAGCCCGTTCCTGTCGGCCGACTCGGTCACCCCGGAGCTGGTCGGCCGGCTCCGCGAGCTCGACCAACTGGCTTCCGAGCGCGGCCAGTCGCTGGCCCAGCTGGCGCTGGCCTGGGTGCTGCGCGGCGGCCGGGTCACCTCCGCCGTCGTCGGGGCGAGCAGCGTCGCCCAGCTGGAGAACAGCGTCCAGGCGGTCCGCAACCTGGAGTTCAGCGACAAGGAACTGGCCCGGATTGAAAAGCTGTTGAAGGGCGCCGGGCGCCGCTGAGGCAGGAGAACGGGCGACCTCCGGGCGGGGCCTGCGCTCAGGACAGCGCAGGCTCTGCCGCCGACTCGGCAAGCACCGCCCCAGCGGCAGGAACCCTACGGGATGTAGCGGCGGAAGCCCTCTGCCAGGGCTTTGAAACCGCACGCCTCGTAGAAGGTGTGGACGTACTCGTCATCCGCCGCCAGCAGCTGGACCTTGTAACAGTCGGCCGACGCACCCAGTTGAACGGCGGCCTCCATCAGCCGGCGGCCGACACCGCGCCGCTGGAAGGAGCCGGCCACCACGACGTTCTCCACGAACAGGATGGCCCGGCCACCGCGCGTGAGGTTCGGCAGGACGATGCAATCCGCCGTTCCGGCCACGGTGCCGCCGGCATCAGCCACCAGCACCGTCCGCCCCTGCTGCCTGGACATGGCAGCCCAGATCGCATCCGCGGACGCCTGAGGCAACGGCGCATCGTCAGGATTCAACTCGCCGTAGAGAGTCAGCAACGCTGACAGGTCCGCCTCGGCCGCTGACCGCACATTGATCTTCATGCGCTGAGCCTAGAACGGGCGCGGCCGCACCCGTCCCAGCAGTAAGGCCCCCCGCCCGGACCCGGGCTGTGACGATGGCTGCCATGACATGGACGGCACCCCACATCACCCGTACGACCGCCGGCGACCTCCAGCTCGCTCTCGGCACCGCGGACGAGCGGACCATGCTGGCCGGCTGGCTCCAGTGGCACCGCGAGACGCTTCTGGTCAAATGCGCCGGGCTCGACCAGGAGCAGCTGGCCCGCACCACCGCCGAACCCTCCGGACTCACCCTGCTCGGCCTGGTGCGGCACCTGGCCGAGATCGAACGCTGGTGGTTCCGGCGCAGCTTCGCGGCCGAGCCGCTCGGTGACGTGTTCACCGGGCCCGACGACGGCGACGAAGGTCTCAGGGGCGTGGACGCGGCCCGCGCGGAACACGACCACGCCGCCTATCTGGACGAGGTCGAGGCAGCCGGGGCGGCAGTCGCGGGGCGGACCCTGGACGAGACGTTCGTGACGACGCGCGGCGGCAGGACGTGCAGCCTGCGCTGGGTCTATCTGGCCATGATCCAGGAGTACGCCCGGCACAACGGCCACGCGGATCTGCTGCGCGAGCGCACCGACGGCGCTACCGGGGACCACCCGCGAAGCTGACAGGGCCGGCGGCCGGCAGGGGAAGGACCCCGATGGCGGAAAGGCCCTCTTCCGGCGGAACGGACCTCCTTCAGTGGAGTGGACCACTGGAGGTCCGGACAGCTCTGGCCTGCCCGTTCCGCGACGCGTACCGTGTGGCCGCATGAAGATCCTCGTCAGCGCCGACATGGAAGGCGCCACCGGCGTGACCTGGCCGGCCGATGTGCTGCCCGGCACACCTCAGTGGGAGCGGTGCCGTTCCCTGTTCACCTCCGATGTCAACGCCGCGGCCCTCGGCTTCTTCGACGGGGGCGCCGACGAGGTGCTCATCAACGAGGCCCACTGGACCATGCGCAACCTGCTGCTGGAACGGCTCGACGACCGGGTCCAGATGCTCACCGGCAAACACAAGTCGCTCAGCATGGTCGAGGGCATCCAGCACGGGGACGTCGACGCGGTCGCCTTCATCGGCTACCACACGGGCGCCGGCACGGAAGGCGTCCTGGCCCATACCTATCTGGCCAACTCCATCACCGGGGTCTGGCTCAACGGGGCCAGGGCCAGTGAGGGGCTGCTCAACGCGCATGTCGCCGCCGAGTACGGGGTCCCCGTCGTCCTTGTCACCGGGGACGATCTGACCTGTGTGGACGCGCGGGGATACGCACCCGACGCCCGTACGGTCGCGGTCAAGGACTACGTCTCGCGCTACGCCGCGGTCTGCCGCACCCCCGCCCGTACCGCCGCCGACATCCGTGCGGCGGCCAAGGACGCGACGGCACTCGCCGGACGGTACCCGGCGGTCGACGGCGGACCGTTCACCGTGGAGCTGGAGTTCGACGCCGAGCACCTGGCCGCGGCGGCCACCGTCGTGCCCGGCGTGGCGGTCTCCGGCGAGAGGCGTGTCGCCTACACGAGCGAGACGATGTACGAAGGTATCCGCACGTTCAAGGCGGTGACGACCATCGTGTCGTCCGCCGTGGAGGAACAGTATGGCTGAGGTGACCCACCCCAAGAACCGCGTCGACGACCTCGCGCTCGACGAATCGGTGACGTTCACCTCCGAACTGATCCGCATCGACACCACCAACCGGGGCGGCGGCGACTGCCGCGAACGGCCGGCGGCCGAGTACGTCGCCGAGCGGCTGGCCGCCGCCGGACTCGAACCCACGCTCCTGGAACGGACCCCCGGGCGTACCAACGTGGTCGCCAGGATCGCGGGCACCGACCCGTCCGCCGACGCGCTCCTGGTCCACGGGCACCTGGACGTGGTGCCCGCGGAGGCCGACGACTGGACCGTGCATCCCTTCTCCGGCGAGATCCGCGACGGTGTCGTCTGGGGCCGCGGCGCCATCGACATGAAGAACATGGACGCGATGGTCCTCGCCGTCGTCCGGTTCTGGGCCAGGGCCGGCATCCGGCCCCGCCGCGACATCGTCATCGCGTACACCGCCGACGAGGAGGCCAGCGCCGACGACGGCTCGGGCTTCCTCGCCGACCAGCACCCCGGACTCTTCGAGGGCTGCACGGAGGGCATCAGCGAATCCGGCGCCTTCACCTTCCACGCCGGACCGAACATGCCCCTCTACCCCATCGCGGCGGGCGAACGCGGCACCGGATGGCTCAAGCTCACCGCACACGGCAAGGCCGGGCACGGCTCCAAGGTCAACAAGGCGAACGCGGTCAGCACACTGGCCGCCGCCGTCGCCCGGATCGGCGCGCACGAATGGCCGGTGCGCCTCACCCCGACGGTCCGCGCCGCGCTCACCGAGATCGCCGCACTGCACGGCATCCACCCCGACCTGGACGCCCCCGGCGTCGACGTGGACGAACTGCTGGGCAAGCTCGGACCGGCCGCCGCCCTCGTCGAGCCGACCGTCCGCAACAGCACCAACCCGACGATGCTGGACGCCGGTTACAAGGTCAACGTGATCCCGGGCCATGCCACCGCCTTCATCGACGGCCGGATGGTGCCCGGCGGCGAGGACGAGTTCCAGGCGACCATGGACCGGCTGACCGGCCCCTCCGTCGACTGGGAGTTCCACCACCGCGAGGTCCCCCTGCAGGCCCCGGTCGACTCGCCCACGTTCGCCAAACTCCGGTCCGCCGTCGAGCGGTTCGACCCGGACGGCCATGTCGTCCCGTACTGCATGTCCGGCGGCACCGACGCCAAGCAGTTCTCCCGGCTCGGCATCACCGGCTACGGCTTCTCGCCACTGAAGCTGCCTGTCGGCTTCGACTACCAGGCCCTCTTCCACGGCGTGGACGAACGCGTCCCCGTCGAGGCGCTGCACTTCGGCGTCCGGGTCCTGGACCACTATCTGCGCACCGCCTGACCCACTCGGGGGAATCGAACATGGTAACCACAGCGGCTTACGGAAGCTGGCCGTCACCGATCGACGCCGCGCTGGCCGCCTCGCGGGACGGCCGGCCGGAGTACGTCGAGGCGGTCGGCGAAGAGCTGTGGTGGACGGAGCCGCGCCCGGCCCAGGCCGGCCGGCGCGCACTCGTCCGCCGGCTGCCCGACGGGACCACCGCGGAGCTGCCCGCCCCCTGGAACGTCCGCAGCCGCGTCATCGAGTACGGCGGACGGCCCTGGACCGGTACGGAACGCGCCGAGGGCGGCCCGCTGATCGTCTTCGTCCACTTCGACGACCAGCGGCTGTACGCCTACGAACCGGACGGGCCCGGCGAACCGTGGCCGCTCACCCCCGTCTCGCCGGTCGGCGGCGGACTGCGCTGGGTCGATCCGCAACTGCACCCGGACCGGGGGGCGTCGGGCGAGGTCTGGTGCGTCCTGGAGGAGTTCACCGGCGAGGGCCCCACCGAACTGCGTCGGCTGATCGCCGCCGTTCCGCTCGACGGCTCGGCGGCCGGCGACAGGTCGGCGGTACGCGAACTCTCCGACGACCGGCACCGGTTCGTCACCGGTCCGGAGCTCTCGCCCGACGGGCGGCGGGCGGCCTGGATCGCCTGGGACCATCCACGGATGCCATGGGACGGCACCGAGGTGATCCTCGCGGACATCAGCGACGACGGTGTGTTCCACGCCCCCCGGACCCTCCTGGGCGGTCCTGAGGAGTCGGTGCCGCAGATCCAGTGGACCGCGGATGGACAACTGCTTCTCGCCAGTGACCGCAGCGGGTGGTGGAATCTCTACCGCGCCGATCCGGACGGCGGTGTCGCGGTGGAACTCTGCCCCAGGGAGGAGGAGTTCGCCGGACCCTTGTGGAAGATCGGCCTCAGCTGGTTCCGGCCGCTGGAGAACGGGCTGGTCGCCACCCTGCACGGCAAGGGGTCCACCACGCTCGGCATCCTCGACCCGGAGACCGGCACTCTCGTCGACATCGCGGGGCCCTGGACCGACTGGGCCGGGACGCTCGCCGTGCAGGGCAGCAGAGTCATCGGCATCGCCGCGAGTCCGCACAGCGCGTACGAGATCGTGGAGCTGGACACCTCGACCGGGCACACCCGGATCATCGGAGCACCGCACGAGGACGCGGTCGACCCCGCGTACTACCCCGAGCCCGCCGACCGCACCTTCACCGGTCCCGGCGGCCGGGAGATCCACGCCCACATCTACCCGCCGCACAGCCCCGACCGGACCGGTCCGGCAGACGAACTGCCGCCCTACGTCGTGTGGGCGCACGGCGGCCCCACCAGCCACGCAGCCCTCGTGCTCGACCTGGAGATCGCCTACTTCACCACGCGCGGCATCGGCGTGGCCGAGGTCAACTACGGTGGCTCGACCGGTTACGGACGGACCTACCGCAACCGGCTGCGCGAACAGTGGGGCGTCGTCGACGTGGAGGACTGCGCGGCCGTCGCCGCGGCGCTCGCCGCCGAGGGCACCGCGGACCCGCACCGGCTCGCCGTCCGCGGCGGCAGCGCCGGCGGGTGGACCACCGCCGCCTCGCTGACCGGCACCGACGTCTACGCCTGCGGCACGATCATCTACCCCATCCTCGATCTGACCGGCTGGGGTAGCGGCGAGACCCACGACTTCGAGTCGCAGTACCTGGAGTCGCTGGTGGGCCCGCTCGCCGAGGTCCCCGACCGCTACCGGGAACGGTCGCCGATCACCCGCACCGACCGGCTCACCACGCCGTTCCTGCTGCTCCAGGGCGAGGACGACCCCATCTGCCCGCCCGTGCAGTGCGAACGCTTCCTGGCCGCAGTGGAGGGGCGCGGTATCCCGCACGCCTACCTCACCTACGCGGGCGAGGGCCACGGCTTCCGCCGCGCCGACACCATGATCAGTGCGCTGGAGGCCGAACTCTCCCTCTACGCGCAGACCTTCGGCATCGAGAGGCCCGACGTGCCGCGGCTGGAGCTGCGGAAGTGACCCTCGCACCCCTGACCCGCCCCGCCCGGCTGCGCGCGGGCGCCAGGGTCGCCGTCGCCTCCCCGAGCGGACCGGTGCCCGCCGACCGGCTGGAGCCCGGCCTCGACGTCCTGCGCGGCTGGGGTCTCGATCCCGTGACGATGCCTCATGTCCTGGACGTGCACCCGGAGCTGGACTATCTCGGCGGCACGGACGAGGTACGCGCCCGGGACCTCCAGGACGCCTGGTGCGATCCGTCGGTCGACGCGGTGATCTGTGCCCGGGGCGGGTACGGGGCGCACCGCATGGTCGATCTGCTGGACTGGGCGGCGATGCGGGCCGCCGGGCCCAAGGTGTTCGTCGGCTACAGCGACATCACCGTGCTCCACGAGGCGTTCGCGCTCCGGACGGGGCTCGCCACCCTGCACGGCCCGATGGTCGGGACGGAGACCTTCCTCAAGGACCCGCGCACCCAGGAGTCCCTGCGGGCCACCCTGTTCGAGCCCGAGACGGTACGGACGCTGGGGCTCGACGGGGCGGGCGTGCTGGTGCCCGGCCGGGCCCGGGGGATCACCTACGGTGGCTGCGTGAGCCTGCTGGCCGCCGATCTGGGCACCCCGCACGCCCGGACGTCGGCCCGTGGCGGGTTGCTGGTCATCGAGGACACCACGGAGGACCCGTACAGCATCGACCGCATCCTCACCCAGCTGCTGCGGGCCGGGGCGCTCGACGGCGTCGCCGGGGTGGCCTGCGGCTCCTGGGCGGGCTGCGGGCCGTACGCCAAGGTGC
It contains:
- a CDS encoding SpoIIE family protein phosphatase, whose product is MDLGVPQQKTPRPRDAAAGRVQLAVVVVDADGLVSHWSTGARKLFGVAREDAIGCSAGELLPVAGALRDHGEPSRDGMYAEFGPELDSSLSGVVAYPTAGRARVDQRDRGRIEVLWWAYPLVGPGPERLLVLAADSAQLRGGEGAEGRNAETIAPGFALHTDFPGYLKLSGRLSEILPSMSVQEATRIVSQVLELGYPVLEFSHHDRIPVTPDWGVPQRSGHRTSEDARRIADGQLAPRAVPRPELDLEYAAVRERLEFLNEVSGRIGTSLDLERTIREVTSAAVPRFTDFAGTHLRAAVLAGEGFPDGPPDVTTVWHRVWVEHNDEPGRWDDTVPVGEPIAFPEHTPFFQCMVTGEPVIIPYVSEELSNQISGEFEKRDLRPLITHRSLLIVPLKARDVVLGFMVLMRRPGREPFDDMDRTTGAELAARAGLVLDNARMYTYQENVAETLQDSMLPQVEPRMAGCDIATRYLPGALLGRVGGDWFDSVKLPGSRTALVVGDVMGHGLNSAAMMGQLRTAVLTMATMEMPPAQLLRNLDDLAQRLGEQYLATCLYAVYDPIRSELQIANAGHIPPVLVRAEDGRAELLDLPTGAPIGVGGVAFATATVRVLPGDRLVLCTDGLVEVRGQDIGAGLAALCASAAHPAASMDDACDTIIRALNPSGGRKDDVALLMARLNGIPDDDVGEWQLALDPREVARSRRLVRGKLLDWELPDAVEAAELMVSELVTNAVKHGRTHHIGLRLVRTGALLCEVSDDEPAPASLLDATADDEFGRGLVLVSSLAREWGSSTTARGKTVWFELALSRLPGPRRNDW
- a CDS encoding class I SAM-dependent methyltransferase; protein product: MDVSQGYREAWEGFWAATSDAPGEAIWDADPSLSAVPHSELLLPYADASLPVVDLGCGNGTQTRYLATRFARAIGVDLSHAAIGHARRADTEGVAEFAQLDLADGDAVRALHERIGDANVYMRAVIHQSEAEARPAVAAAVATLLGARGRAFVAELTPASRTVLQQASQGPDGPPKKLRRVYDHGLKPAGATEEEVPELLRAAGLTTLDSGDTALPQTEQLPDGTRIDLPARWFVLAAA
- a CDS encoding LysR family transcriptional regulator, whose amino-acid sequence is MELRQLEHFVAVAEEHHFTRAAERLAVSQSGLSASVRALEQELRTPLFSRTTRSVRLTEAGRALLVEAERTLAGARAAKDAVDAVRGLLRGTLSVGVEQCVAGVSLPRLLAAFHREHPHMEIRLRQEGTTSLVDGVAGGRLDIAFAATVSPGEWRGELVPLAREPMVLLCAASHRLATTDLVGWDELPGEPFIDFHPDWGPRRAADEAFATARVRRTVALEVNDVHSLLELVHEGLGIAVVPHHFSRKPEARDLVAVRLDGPDQPYYESVVVLPDARAMSPGARAFMALVRDEAER
- a CDS encoding aldo/keto reductase, giving the protein MYIPSADRYQDMPYRRTGRSGLKLPALSLGLWHNFGGDRTPETQGQILRRAFDLGITHFDLANNYGPPPGSAETAMGRALKTDFARHRDEIIVSTKAGYLMWDGPYGEWGSRKNLLSSLDQSLGRLGLDYVDIFYSHRPDPETPLEETMGALHSAVRQGKALYVGVSNYSAEQTREAARILKDLGTPLLIHQPRYSMLDRWVEDGLLTALDELGTGSIAYSPLEQGILSDRYLRGIPEGSRAAGSSPFLSADSVTPELVGRLRELDQLASERGQSLAQLALAWVLRGGRVTSAVVGASSVAQLENSVQAVRNLEFSDKELARIEKLLKGAGRR
- a CDS encoding GNAT family N-acetyltransferase; translation: MKINVRSAAEADLSALLTLYGELNPDDAPLPQASADAIWAAMSRQQGRTVLVADAGGTVAGTADCIVLPNLTRGGRAILFVENVVVAGSFQRRGVGRRLMEAAVQLGASADCYKVQLLAADDEYVHTFYEACGFKALAEGFRRYIP
- a CDS encoding DinB family protein, with the protein product MTWTAPHITRTTAGDLQLALGTADERTMLAGWLQWHRETLLVKCAGLDQEQLARTTAEPSGLTLLGLVRHLAEIERWWFRRSFAAEPLGDVFTGPDDGDEGLRGVDAARAEHDHAAYLDEVEAAGAAVAGRTLDETFVTTRGGRTCSLRWVYLAMIQEYARHNGHADLLRERTDGATGDHPRS
- a CDS encoding M55 family metallopeptidase, encoding MKILVSADMEGATGVTWPADVLPGTPQWERCRSLFTSDVNAAALGFFDGGADEVLINEAHWTMRNLLLERLDDRVQMLTGKHKSLSMVEGIQHGDVDAVAFIGYHTGAGTEGVLAHTYLANSITGVWLNGARASEGLLNAHVAAEYGVPVVLVTGDDLTCVDARGYAPDARTVAVKDYVSRYAAVCRTPARTAADIRAAAKDATALAGRYPAVDGGPFTVELEFDAEHLAAAATVVPGVAVSGERRVAYTSETMYEGIRTFKAVTTIVSSAVEEQYG
- a CDS encoding M20/M25/M40 family metallo-hydrolase is translated as MAEVTHPKNRVDDLALDESVTFTSELIRIDTTNRGGGDCRERPAAEYVAERLAAAGLEPTLLERTPGRTNVVARIAGTDPSADALLVHGHLDVVPAEADDWTVHPFSGEIRDGVVWGRGAIDMKNMDAMVLAVVRFWARAGIRPRRDIVIAYTADEEASADDGSGFLADQHPGLFEGCTEGISESGAFTFHAGPNMPLYPIAAGERGTGWLKLTAHGKAGHGSKVNKANAVSTLAAAVARIGAHEWPVRLTPTVRAALTEIAALHGIHPDLDAPGVDVDELLGKLGPAAALVEPTVRNSTNPTMLDAGYKVNVIPGHATAFIDGRMVPGGEDEFQATMDRLTGPSVDWEFHHREVPLQAPVDSPTFAKLRSAVERFDPDGHVVPYCMSGGTDAKQFSRLGITGYGFSPLKLPVGFDYQALFHGVDERVPVEALHFGVRVLDHYLRTA